GAAAAATTGAGCTACCATTTTAAAGAACCCGTGCGGGGAGATGTGGTGGTTTTTAACCCAACAAAAACCTTAGAAGCCCAGGATTTTCATGATGCGTTTATTAAACGGATTATTGGGTTGCCAGGGGAAAGCATTGAAGTAAAAAGTGCTCATGTTTATGTCAATGGCCAAAGAATATCAGAAAAATACATTTCTGAAGATCCTGAGTATAATTATGGGCCAGTTACGGTTCCCCCTGGACAATATTTAGTCTTGGGAGACAATCGGAATAATAGTTACGATTCTCACTATTGGGGTTTTGTTCCTAAAGATAAAATTATCGGTAAAGCCTTTGTTCGGTTTTGGCCATTTAACCGTTTAGGTTCCCTGGATCAACAACCTTTATATCCTAATAATCCTAAGTAAAATAAACAACTATATACATACAGGCTAAAGCCTGATGCTATTAGGAGCAAAGCCTGGATCGCCGGGCTTTGTTTGTTTAGTTATTTGATGAGATCTCAAGAATGGCTTGTGCCGTTAATTCTGGTTTTTCTAAATGGGGAACATGACCACATTTCGGTATCCAAGTTAATCGACTATTGGGAATTAATTGTTTAAACTGCTCAGCATCTTTTCCCCCTAAAATTTTATCATTTTCTCCCCATAAAATCAAGGTAGATTGTTCTATTTTTCCTAGCTCATCCTTAAAGGAGCCATAACCACCACTTTTTGTAAAGGTAATTAATCCTTGACTCCATCTCTCACAATTAAGATGTAAAGACGCACAAAGTTGAGCATCTTGACTAGCAAAACTTTTATCATAATAAGCGGTTTGACTTATCTTTTGTCTTACCCTAGAATTTTTTAAAAAAGCAGTGGATAAATAATCTAACGGGGGAAACATAAATTTACCAATTTTAGGAGGAGAAGCTAACCCCGCACTATCAATTAAGACTAATTTTTTCACAATATCGGGATAGGTTAAGGTAAAATCAATGGCGGTAGCACCTCCCATAGAAGCACCCACTAAAATCATGGGTTGTTTAATTAAAGTTTTCCAGGTATGGTAAATGTGGGTTTTTATTTCTTGGGGACTCAATGATAAATCAGGCATTCTTTGGGTAAAACCAAATCCTAATAAGTCAATGGCCCAAGTTTCATGATGTTGGGATAATAAAGGAAAAAGACGACGAAATTCTAATAAAGAACTGTCGAAACCATGTAATAGTAAAAGGGGCGGATTTCCCATTCCCTGACAGACGTAGGTGGTGGGAATGGGTTGCGCTAATAAAGGCGTTGAAATGGGTTCAACCTTAATCTGATTAACTAAATCAAGGGAAGTTTTTTCTGTTAAGTTTTGAGCAGCGAGAGGAACCCAAATCATAAAGGATTTTTAGGAACAAGTAGAATGATTAAATCATATCATACTTGCTCATTTTAGCCAAATTATTCTTCAGCAACTTACTTGTTTAGATTTATAATCTTATCCAAGAATATTGCCTAATATGGCATTTTTTTGTCGGAGAATTCTGATGGCACGACTGTATATTTGACGGGCCCTTTCATGACTAATTCCGCATTGTTTTCCAATCGCTTTATAACTGAGGGGCTTACCATCACATAACCCAAAACGTAAGGTGATCACTTCCCTTTGTTTGGGGGAAAGCATTTCTAATAATTTCTCGATTTGAGATGTTTTTTCTTGTTCTTTGACAAACTCACTGGGGGATAAAGATTCTTCATCAGAGAGTAATTGTTCTAATTCTGTTTGATTTTCATCAATTATTAAATTTAAGCTACGGGTGTTTGTTCTAAAGGCAGATTGTTGAATAAACTGAAGTTTTTCTACGGAAATATCCATGATGCCAGCAATTTCTGCTTGAGTGGGTTTTCTGCCTAATTTTAGGCTCAATTCTCGGAGAGATTTTTTATATTTATTGAGGCTTTCGTTGATATGAATAGGCAAGCGAATGGTACGACTTTGTTCGGCGATCGCCCTAGTCATTCCTTGTCGTATCCACCAATAAGCATAGGTCGAAAATTTGTAGCCACGACTGGGATCAAATCTTTCTACCCCCCTAATTAATCCTAAACTTCCTTCTTGGATTAAATCTAATAAAGATAAACCTCTGTGCAGATATTTTTTGGCAATCGATACCACTAAACGAAGGTTAGCTTCAATCATTTTCGCCCTGGCATTTTGTCCTTTTTCAATTATCTTTTCTTCAGTTGCAGTCAATATCTCTTTTTCCAATAAAGGCAACATCGCTTGAATTTGTTCAGCCAGTTTGATTTCTTCTTCAGCACTGAGTAAAGGAGTTTTTCCGATTGCTTGAAGGTAATGGCGAACCGTATCAACTTTCTGGGAAGTAATCATATTTAATTGCTATTTGTCTTGTTTATTTTGTGCCTTGGGTCAAGTTCTCACCCTTGGCTCAAACTTCACTTGCTTTAATAGTGAGTTGATTGAAAACATCTTTTTCCTTAACAAAAAATCAAAACCCTGTCAGTTTATTCATGTTAAAATTATAACCTAAAATTAAGTTGGTTGCAATTTTTTTATGAGAAATTTTAGGGAGATTATGGGATAGTTTAGGAGAATTGGTAAGGAATTGGGCGTAATCATTAACGATTCACCATCTAAATCCTGGGTAAAATTTATTTTTGCCATAGGCCATAGCCCTATGGCCTTTTACTGGGATATTTGTCTTACAACTAAAATAAGACGGCTAGATCTTCTCTGAAAACTTCAAGAATCGAATACAATAGAAATAGGGTTTTAACCT
This genomic window from Crocosphaera sp. UHCC 0190 contains:
- a CDS encoding sigma-70 family RNA polymerase sigma factor; amino-acid sequence: MITSQKVDTVRHYLQAIGKTPLLSAEEEIKLAEQIQAMLPLLEKEILTATEEKIIEKGQNARAKMIEANLRLVVSIAKKYLHRGLSLLDLIQEGSLGLIRGVERFDPSRGYKFSTYAYWWIRQGMTRAIAEQSRTIRLPIHINESLNKYKKSLRELSLKLGRKPTQAEIAGIMDISVEKLQFIQQSAFRTNTRSLNLIIDENQTELEQLLSDEESLSPSEFVKEQEKTSQIEKLLEMLSPKQREVITLRFGLCDGKPLSYKAIGKQCGISHERARQIYSRAIRILRQKNAILGNILG
- a CDS encoding alpha/beta hydrolase, which codes for MIWVPLAAQNLTEKTSLDLVNQIKVEPISTPLLAQPIPTTYVCQGMGNPPLLLLHGFDSSLLEFRRLFPLLSQHHETWAIDLLGFGFTQRMPDLSLSPQEIKTHIYHTWKTLIKQPMILVGASMGGATAIDFTLTYPDIVKKLVLIDSAGLASPPKIGKFMFPPLDYLSTAFLKNSRVRQKISQTAYYDKSFASQDAQLCASLHLNCERWSQGLITFTKSGGYGSFKDELGKIEQSTLILWGENDKILGGKDAEQFKQLIPNSRLTWIPKCGHVPHLEKPELTAQAILEISSNN
- the lepB gene encoding signal peptidase I, whose protein sequence is MTRSLKQDKNKNSNSPPENPWVELTKTVVTAVILALGIRTFVAEARYIPSSSMEPTLEINDRLIIEKLSYHFKEPVRGDVVVFNPTKTLEAQDFHDAFIKRIIGLPGESIEVKSAHVYVNGQRISEKYISEDPEYNYGPVTVPPGQYLVLGDNRNNSYDSHYWGFVPKDKIIGKAFVRFWPFNRLGSLDQQPLYPNNPK